TTGCACTGTTGATTAAAAAAGTGCTTTGACATCGAATTGTTCGTACTcaagctttcaataaaaaagggagatatttgactttgaattttttcatataaagccggagaattttccatttttcagaCAAAATTGCGTTTCACAAGTTTTTCATGCTCCAtcacaaaaaggaaaaaattcgaaaaacgtAAGGCGAGCGAATTGACACAACGTTCCGGACTATGAGCTGAATTCAATAAGTTGAATTGAATCGTCATCCGAATAGGatcacggtggggttgaacaaaacttagaTAGTGTTGCGACACCActtctgatttttcttcatgttcttattgagggactcgagtactataaggaaccacattcagttcgcggatccatccagccgtttcggagaaccggctCTTATGGCCGTGCGTGACcaacgagtcaatttgaatacagattgttatcgtaACGGATAGATGGACAGATTCTTTAAGCTGATTCAAGTTGAAATGGCTTCCATCGACAACCTGACCACGTAGCTACAGCCAGCTTAAGTCGAAAATTCGCCATTTTGAAATGGTGATAAGTCCAAGATGaagaaactctttgaatggcaaaatgctctattaaacgccgagaatggattttacaaaaatttgtctgaattgtacaatatttgaaaaggtGTATTTTCATCATCCTCGACGAGAATTGAACTCCTCTGTAATACACAGGTAGACTataagctttacaacgataccaaaaCTTGTCATATCAGCCTCACAACAAAtatctgttacgacatttCTGCAACAAGGTCACTctattacaaaattttcaatttatcatctaTCGTCAAGTGCCCGTTACTTTAGGATGAGTGGAATTGTTAtccattcttcataaataagtggttTAAGTTATTTGAAGCATTTCTTACAATGATTACGTGTATCTGTAGTCGGTTAAGTCTAGTCAAtcaataagaacatgaagaaaaatcagaggtggtatcGCGAccttatttaagttttgttcagccccaccgtgggACTGAAATTCTGAAATCTTGCAATAAAGTGGAATTCCGATTTGTATCAGCTTTTTTTCGCCAGTCATTCTTAGGGGTTTTTGCGTTAGTTTTATCGTAATGGAAAGGAAAGATATCAAAAATTCTACGACTTCATtagcaagagaaaaaaaattgattacaaaaatcgacaGGCCAACGACATCAGATAAACTATTTCTTCCTTCCACCACGTTCTTTGATCTGCAAATGAACCGTTGTCCCACTCAGTAGATTATAGAATGCGATACTGTTGCTGTCCTTGAAGAACATTCCATCGTaggaaattttctgtttagcTGGTACCATGCCAGTTTCGTCTTGCAATTTCTGTTTCAGCGTGGTCACCGTGTCCGTCAATGACAATGTTATGGCAACCGTTTGCCCATTAAGCCGCCATTCCGGTTTATCAGATGCGGATGGAATTTGAACCTGCAGTGTCACCGGTCCATTGTGCATTGCCAAGAATTGGTCCTCCGGCAAGAGATTGTCCTCGCCACGAAGCTTCTTGTTTGGAGGCTCGTCATCGATGGGCATTGGTTGCTCCATTACGGGCGGTGCTGGTGCAATGGGATTACCTTGCGGTGGCATTCCTGGTAAGTAGCCCATCGGGAATGGTGGTGctaatttcgtaaaaggaataATTGCGTTTACGATGACCGATCAATAATTTGATAAGTGTACTGCAATTGACTTACGCATCATTGGCGGTGGACGCATTTGCATCATCATCACTGGCGGTGGTTGATGATGTTGTGGCATTTGTTGTGCCGGGACCATTTGTGGTGGCTTCGGTGGCACAATGATTTGAGCTTGAGACATGACGATCGGTTGCAGAGCTGGTTTGCTTGATGTCGGATTATTGCTCGCACCGCCAGCAGGTTTTGGTCCAATTTTCTCTAAATCTTCATCGGGTATGAGACCTTTCACCTAAGGATTAATGAAAAATGGTAAACAATCTTGACCGACTAAGTCTGGGGTTCAACAAACCTTGtgaatttggtgaatttgatCCTCTAAGGTTATGTTTGCTCTTGCTGCAGCAGCCACTAATGCCACACTCGAAGTATGACCATCCCAAGTGACTCTTTCGTCTTTCTTAGTTTCCTCTTCACCCAATTTCTTGCCGATAACCGTTTCTTCGTCACCAACACCGAAAATATCAGTACGTCGTTCAGCCAACTGTTTCAAACTTGCCTCGATCGCAGTTCCGACGGCATAGACCTATTCAGGaacaaacacatttttagCCTAGAAACAAAAGCTACAACAGGCAACAACTCACATTGTCTTGATTCAGTTTGTCGACCGTGTGCTTATCTCTTTGCTCAACCCAGCGCGGATCCAACAGACCAATTCGCATATGTTCGGCCACTTTCGATGCTGGGATCCGTTCTCCGGTAATCGGAGATATGAGATATTCATCGGTCTGTGTGGGTTTGGGTGCAGGTTTCTGTGCCTGCTTCGGATCATACTTCTTAATAACAACTTTGTCGTGAGTCGGCGGTGCCAACGAAGCTGgttgaattttgtttgactCTTGCGGTTCATCGTCACTGGAAGCCTCGTCCATATCTTGAACCTGGGTATTGTCTCTTTTCGATTGCATAGCAGCCATTCCTATACCAAAGACAACCGAGGTTGATTTTTACATTCAGACGACATGCTATGTGGTACTACAAAAGACCTTACCAATACGATTCTCCATATGCGACAACTTGATCATTGTATTGTCATCCGGCAGTGAATCGTCATCAGATTCAATTTGCATTTCAATATCGCCATCGTCTTCCACCAATCGTTCTTCCATCAAAACACGAGCACCGACCTCGTCTGGATTTGTTGGCGGAGGGAAATTTCCCGTTTCGTACGGTTGATAATCGACAGCCTCAACCACTACAAAGTCGTGCCAATCGATCTGAGCGTAGGCAACTGTTGGTTGAAATTGAAGTTAGCAAAAGATCTCCGGAAACTGTTCGCACAGCCAATTTTTACCTCGTTCTCTTTCCACTTTTTCCTCTTCCCTTCGTCGTTGAGCTTCCTGATGTTTCTGCCAATTCGATCGATATTTGACTTGCTCCAAGACTAGGTTTGAACTTGTTTTGCCCTGCGCACTTTCCACTTTTAACCTGGCCATTAAATCTTTCGGTGGAATCAAGATTTTCGTGTATTGTTCCAGCAGCTTGGTGAAATATTGGAACAAGGAATGCTGAGGGCGCAGAAAGTCAAACTGATAGTTCCTCTGTTCGCGGttcatcaaatttgttaaaaattgcCGTCCATTACGAGCAACGAATTGTGCTGTCAATTTGACGATGTCTCTGATGAAATGATGGAGAAATACGGTAAGAGAAAACAGTCAATTGGACACATCTGGTCAAGACTCACAGATCCAATGCGGAAATCGATGGAGGATCAGCAATGAATTCGAATTCTGGTGGCGGTTCCTTTGGGACGAATTGTTGTTCCGAGACCTGTTTCAACAGTTCTTGCTGTTTCAAATGGGCTGCTGTGGATACTTGAAGTTTTTGAATACCAGCAGGTAGATTGGACACAGCATCAGTAGCTATGAAACGTTGAACAGACGGACTTTGGTTAGTTTCCCAGTCTCTAGAGTTTAGTCGAAAACAATTTACCTTTTCCGTCGCGAAATTCGTTAACTTTATGCTGATAGTACGCATGATATGGATCACCGGCATTTAAGAAGTTGAATTTTGGATTACCAAGTTCATTTTGTCGAATTCTTGCCTCGAATTCAGGTCCATTTCTTGCAACGAACGATGCAGTTTTGTCAACAATATCTACgaattgaaaagaatttttgtttacattttgggGCACTGTACACAATTTCactgaatgaatttattggaTTGCTCAATCGAAACCGCTAAACGATTAAAAAAGTTTCTAGGTTAAACTCACTTCGCACTTCTGGTGGTGGATAAATAATGCCGATGATTGGTCCGGATAGTGTTGGTGGTTCTGGTGCTTCGATTTCATTATCCAGTCCATCTTCAACTATAGACGGCATATTGGATACACTTTTTGTTCGGAAAACACAATAATACAATGTTAATCAAAACGTAAATGACAAATATGGCAGACAAAAATACATTCGCTGGATGCAGCGCCTCTAGcatatgttttcaaaaattgcagGAATACGATCAATATGGTGCCATCTATCCATATGCAGGTAGAAGCTGAACGCGTCGCGAAATTCAAATTAGTTGAGTATGAGATCTGTGTAAGctttaattcgaaaattcaatttcaaattttgagatGCTAACGTTAGAAACGCAATATGGTGTTGAGGACATCATGATATATTTTGGATAATATTAATCAGCTCCGACTGATTAACAACGTtctaccatttttttaaaatttttatccGTAGCATTTGATACAATGGAACCTGGGGCAACCAGGCAACGAGGTGAGAAGGTAAACATCTGATGGCAATTGGTAGAGAATGGATTGCAGTTGTAAAGCTACAAAACTCTTGTCGTATAGGTGCAAGTCCAAAATGACGATTTCCGGAAGGTCACAAGGCGAGTGTCTAAGACttaagagagagagagagagagagagagagagagagagtgcTGATAAATAGTTGTAGTAGAGTGACACTGCTTCTAatagtattaaaaaaaacagcgCACACGCCTTTACAAATTAAGACAGAGCATGGTGGGTGATGGACATTTAAATGTACCGTCatattataaatttcttatttctccaaTTAGCTCCATAACGAGTATCTGGAGAAATGACAGAGGTAAGCAAAATAAGTGAATAAAGAAACTACGGAAGCAAATACTGGTGACTACGCCAATGGGAGTAGGTAGGGCGGAGTTTACTGGCATAGTAGATCGGACAggtgttagggaatctcgcgccgcgtcattcacaataactcacaaagtgacatcttccttatacaaaatgtgtcaaaatgagaattattgtgaatgacgcggcgcgagattcctagcaaccgatcggacattcgatatttttaacgttacgcTTTGACAACGGACCATCAGAGGGTCATATAAGTAAGTGTTGTGCTATGtagtgagggattcttttgaaaaacagcctaccgaaatcggacgcattttctattggaattttttatatgtgcctagaaaggacttcgaccctagtggccaaaaccactttcaaaaaaattcttcgaagtttgtgtggctggtcaaaggtgagcaaaaaccgaaaagttgcaattttcttacaaaaattgctccagttacacgagccgtacagggtcgtgtggggtgtcattagaaaggtaatcacacgtactattgagccgaatagggtcttattgggtttagaattcatccacactgaaatatgtgcagataaagtttttaaccgaatacgtacactgttcttactgaaatttctcgaggtattttcatgtaaaatagggTAATTTCTGCAGCTGGCAACCATGATCACTTATGCTCGAAGTGCATTGCTCACTGCCAAACGATATACTTTATCCACGTTATCAAAAATTCGGGCTTTTCTAAATTAGTTTTGTTAATATTAACAATGAATGGACAAGCCGGAGGAAATatcgatttcatataaaaaaactcacctctcaatgattttcatttaaaaggtgagtttgtttatatgaaatcgctatttccttcgcagctccatacaaattttgatattagACCATACATTGTGTATACATTCattgaatattaaatttaaagaaacaaTTGATTCCTGATAAGGCCTACTATTATGATGGACGCTTATGGTTTCTTTGGAAACAAATCCAAAGGTACTAAAAGTACTAGGATCATAAGCTACACTTCGAAGACTAACTTCTAGGACTGAAAGCTCTAATCAGCTTATCTGATAAGGTTTAATGACTCGTGGAAGCATCTCGTTGGTGCCAATTAAAAGGTTGAAAGTGTCGATACTAAACCTAACAAAGATTTGCGACTTTTCTGGATGTTTCTGGATAATTCGTGaaacaaattatattttcgttcCTTAAGTTCACTTTGCATTACACAAAAATTGATTACAGAACTGCCCcgaaaaagttgtgttttatCAAACTTCCAAAATATCTCCTTTTGCGAAAGTCGAATAAGGCAAAATCTGcactaatttaatttacagTAACTTTAGTACCGAAGGGAAAATATTCATCGAAAATCCtttgttaaaagaaaatccttcagaattttacgaaagaaaatccttaaaatcCATTCACAATTAGTAAAAAATCCTCTGAAAATCCTGGGAAAACCATTCACAATCAGTAAAAAATCGTCGAGATATCTGCCCCTCATTACTAAATTACTGAAGTGTGAAGTACTGAATTAAAGTATTCCAAATTTGTCTCGGAAATCAGTTTAATGAAAAGTGTGTAATCTGTACTGCACACTGGAAACAGGTACACATTATGTctaattattcaaaaaaaaaatctttttgtatTCGTgactttattttcattcactaAACCCTACATTTGTATAAAAACctgaaacaaattccacccatggagtgGAACCATGGAAACTGGCCTGATTCAGGAGAAACAGGAGAAAGGCTTAACTATAGAAACTTAACTAAGgaataattcaacaaattatgAAATCAATCAGAGTATATAAAAAATCTCGTCCAACCGTCCGAATTCATCTTCTCTAAATGTACCCATAATATAAGCTGCATTTGACCACTGTAAAGCAATACCTATTCTTTGCTTGAAGCAAGGATGCTTCACCAGTTCTTTCAGAGACCAAATTGCAAAGAATATCAACGAACCAAACAGCTTCCTCACACCAAGGACCTCGCGTCTCTACTGCGAATGGTAAAATTAAATAACCTTAGTCGGAAAGCTCTTTGTAACGGTAAGCCTTCTTTCATCTAAAACCTAAGTATAACGGAGCTAAGGTGTCGGAACATGTTGCATACCACACCAACAATTGATATGACTCCGTCCACTCTTTTCTTATCATCTCTGAAcattatttaaataatatttaagcTTTTAAAATACCCTCTAAAAGCTTGATCGTTTCGGAAcagtaataattttttagcttgGACGCAAACATTGTCGGCGTAATTATTTTGATCATCGGATAGTGATATTGCAAACACAACATATCGTTCACATTAAAAGAGAACGTATATCGAAAACAGAAGACTTAGTGTAAATCTCGCTTGGTCATTCCGTTGTCATGTTCGTACCCAGCTAGGATTTGGTAGTTTAATaaactttaaatgaaaatcatcaAACCTGTGTATGAATGTATCTCCATATCAGTAGCAAACATGTAATAAAACTTCAGTTTTTATCAATATTTGCTTTTTCTTCTTAAATATGAACAATAAAATGCGGCTTGGTATACAACTTCATTTTATCGaggaaagaaattgaaaacaaaataaaaataaatggatGTGCATTAAACAGTTCATATAGGAAAAGAGTGCCAGAGTCGAGGTGCCAGTATAgatatttgaaaaatcatttcgatGTATTTATAAGACTTGTTGTAGACATTGTGCATGCATATACGATCAGTGGCGCGGTAAAACTATGGGTTTTTGATTAATAACCAATAATAAAATGCCAGGACAGGAAATTggagattttaaaaaaaactctcgaGTGTACGTTCCGCTTCAAGTAAAGTTGTGAATGCatctcaaaataaaatttagagaAAACAAATGGTTCAATGTGATCTAAAATGTACAAGATACATATAATGTAAAAATTCGTTCATAAGCTTAACCTCGTAGAAACGTCATATgtatcaaaattcattaaatctgttacttcctttgtttaaattactatgtaatttttgatataaaatcttttacttcattaattttaacattaaaactTTGCTATAAAAACCACATTTTCCTGAGTTCATCGTACAGTTCTGTCTTTGTTGTTGTTAGAAGATGATTGgctgttttatttttgtttcaaacttacaaaaaaactTACTTAGTTTGAAATCAGCCGTATCACCAACGACGAGATTATTGTATGCcgtgttgaatttttttgcattgaaaATAGTGTGTCACTGGCACGTAGTCCCATAATCCGCATCAGTTTACTATAATTTGATTCTTGAGGCATTATGGACTTTAAATCAACTTTCATTCTATGTGAAAAGACCCAAAGTAACACATACTTTACAAAATAGACATTTGAACTGTCTTACTGTCTTGAACTGTAGACTTTATAACTGAACGCCATTTTCGCAAAGcacaaaatcgattttcttacATGTCTTTTACTATAAATCATCGATATTACCTCCGGATATCACCTCCGTAACAATTCTCTTCATCTCTACCTCACTGTTTTTGTCTGCACAACACACATACCAATACAACATCTTTCACACCAAAAGTAGTAATCTTTTTCTTGTTGAATACCTCCGCGGTACGGCTTATGTCACTGTGTTAGTTGTACCTGAACAGAACGGAACGCCATGTATGTAAATAGTAATGCAACCGTGGTTAGTCGAGTTTGATCTGTTGTTCGTGGTGTATTAACAACAGGtgttttattacaattttttttattattatttccatTGAATGGACAATAACATATAAGTCAAGTTATAATAGACATACACCTTAAATGaatgatttgaatttgaacaAAGTCtcatataataatttttgtgttgtt
This Bradysia coprophila strain Holo2 chromosome X unlocalized genomic scaffold, BU_Bcop_v1 contig_130, whole genome shotgun sequence DNA region includes the following protein-coding sequences:
- the LOC119067909 gene encoding splicing factor 3A subunit 1, whose amino-acid sequence is MPSIVEDGLDNEIEAPEPPTLSGPIIGIIYPPPEVRNIVDKTASFVARNGPEFEARIRQNELGNPKFNFLNAGDPYHAYYQHKVNEFRDGKATDAVSNLPAGIQKLQVSTAAHLKQQELLKQVSEQQFVPKEPPPEFEFIADPPSISALDLDIVKLTAQFVARNGRQFLTNLMNREQRNYQFDFLRPQHSLFQYFTKLLEQYTKILIPPKDLMARLKVESAQGKTSSNLVLEQVKYRSNWQKHQEAQRRREEEKVERERVAYAQIDWHDFVVVEAVDYQPYETGNFPPPTNPDEVGARVLMEERLVEDDGDIEMQIESDDDSLPDDNTMIKLSHMENRIGMAAMQSKRDNTQVQDMDEASSDDEPQESNKIQPASLAPPTHDKVVIKKYDPKQAQKPAPKPTQTDEYLISPITGERIPASKVAEHMRIGLLDPRWVEQRDKHTVDKLNQDNVYAVGTAIEASLKQLAERRTDIFGVGDEETVIGKKLGEEETKKDERVTWDGHTSSVALVAAAARANITLEDQIHQIHKVKGLIPDEDLEKIGPKPAGGASNNPTSSKPALQPIVMSQAQIIVPPKPPQMVPAQQMPQHHQPPPVMMMQMRPPPMMPPPFPMGYLPGMPPQGNPIAPAPPVMEQPMPIDDEPPNKKLRGEDNLLPEDQFLAMHNGPVTLQVQIPSASDKPEWRLNGQTVAITLSLTDTVTTLKQKLQDETGMVPAKQKISYDGMFFKDSNSIAFYNLLSGTTVHLQIKERGGRKK